Proteins found in one Sporosarcina sp. FSL K6-3457 genomic segment:
- a CDS encoding helix-turn-helix domain-containing protein — MYKLLIVEDEEKIREGLISSIDWKSHSIELCAQAKNGIDALISFNQNQPDIILTDIRMPKMSGLEFIQQAKDTGLNFEAIVLTGYKDFDYAKHSINLNVFDYILKPAQPAEILTAVLRALEKIKQDRFMDDQLSLLEHYNDKNMYLAKIEKLNNWLSHPKQASNEDRVKIISELQMSINSHNLHVGMIHFPSQSEKSYLDDYDLLKFSVINIATETLSPYYEGKIELFLSQEKLIWIGNNNPSNASIKLESYLTPLVENFQSYLNVEIYIGISNTKESIYELHQSYVEAKQALAEHYYQKDKRAFFYVDLMDTMDKKILDDKNLSELEHTFLSNMFNKQYDAALDNLENWLSYLEKSTFYNKDQVNLKAITLIVEIQKFVYDNKLTRIEWENDLVNWIEQIPTMQTFDDMSSIIKKIFQNVFEILTSERPIHRTVRHSQTIIKERYHEHLTLEIIANEVFVSSAYLSSLFKQELGINFLDYLHQYRISQAKFLLSKDYLIYEVAKEVGYKDERHFSSTFKKWTGMTPTQYQKRAQYSKVDTPKQIL, encoded by the coding sequence ATGTATAAACTACTAATTGTTGAAGACGAAGAAAAGATTCGCGAAGGACTAATTTCCAGCATTGATTGGAAATCCCATAGTATTGAGCTTTGTGCGCAGGCTAAGAATGGCATAGATGCTTTGATAAGTTTCAATCAAAATCAACCAGATATTATATTAACGGATATTCGAATGCCGAAAATGAGTGGTCTAGAGTTTATACAGCAAGCAAAAGATACTGGGCTTAATTTTGAAGCAATTGTTTTAACTGGTTATAAAGACTTCGACTATGCCAAGCATTCCATCAATTTAAATGTTTTTGATTACATTCTGAAACCTGCCCAACCCGCTGAAATATTAACAGCAGTTCTACGGGCTTTGGAAAAGATTAAACAAGATAGATTTATGGATGATCAACTTAGTCTCCTTGAACATTATAACGATAAAAATATGTACTTAGCCAAAATAGAAAAATTGAATAATTGGTTATCTCATCCAAAACAAGCCTCTAACGAGGACCGGGTGAAGATTATAAGTGAACTGCAAATGAGTATAAATTCTCACAACCTACATGTCGGGATGATTCATTTCCCGTCTCAGAGTGAAAAGAGTTATCTGGATGACTATGATTTACTAAAATTTTCTGTTATTAATATTGCAACGGAGACCCTATCTCCTTATTATGAGGGGAAAATAGAACTCTTTTTAAGCCAAGAGAAACTCATTTGGATTGGAAATAATAATCCCTCAAATGCGTCTATTAAATTGGAATCCTACTTAACACCATTGGTGGAAAACTTCCAATCCTATTTGAATGTAGAGATTTATATCGGGATTAGCAATACTAAAGAGTCCATATATGAGTTACATCAATCCTATGTAGAAGCCAAGCAGGCACTGGCTGAACATTATTATCAAAAAGATAAGAGAGCTTTTTTCTATGTAGATTTAATGGACACTATGGATAAGAAAATTCTTGACGATAAGAATTTATCTGAGTTAGAACACACATTTTTATCTAACATGTTTAATAAACAATATGATGCTGCGTTAGATAATTTGGAAAACTGGTTAAGTTATCTGGAAAAAAGTACTTTTTATAATAAAGATCAGGTGAATTTAAAAGCCATTACACTTATCGTTGAAATACAAAAGTTTGTTTATGATAATAAATTGACAAGGATTGAATGGGAAAATGATCTTGTGAATTGGATTGAGCAAATTCCTACTATGCAAACATTCGATGATATGTCTTCTATTATCAAAAAGATCTTCCAAAATGTATTTGAAATTTTAACATCTGAGCGTCCTATTCATCGTACAGTCAGACATTCCCAAACCATTATTAAAGAGCGATATCATGAGCATCTAACGCTGGAAATCATCGCAAATGAAGTTTTTGTTTCAAGTGCATATTTAAGTTCGCTTTTTAAACAGGAATTGGGCATTAATTTCTTAGACTACCTGCACCAATACCGTATTTCACAAGCAAAATTTCTATTATCCAAAGATTATCTAATCTACGAAGTAGCTAAAGAAGTTGGTTATAAGGATGAACGACATTTTAGTAGTACATTTAAGAAGTGGACAGGAATGACCCCTACTCAATATCAAAAAAGAGCACAATATTCTAAGGTGGATACACCTAAACAAATCCTTTAG
- a CDS encoding sensor histidine kinase — MKIIKNIYLDLPIRFKIFVWFIPVLLITVSITGGYSYYTAKNQVLKKANVAQMEITDQISYQLDYISNNLIDFSNYLFLLSSVQQYLNPTTQDDTYSRRSQTKEIASSLMVNNRDMQSLILYGFNKDIPSLAVNKTGVTSTMPFEEFQKTNHYRLAVALRGKPSWTLLKGDERVFIGESRTQIILTKVLKNSNTLNDLGILIIGINEETLRNRYTKGLSDSAEIFILDENDIVISSNNTQWIGNTINHIPILQESTYENNAITLTNNDWLLSQSNSNLGWKVLLIQPRKELLKELQTIKGLTFIVALLCFALSLWVSWYLSLFITKPLKKLTVSMEKLQEGDFSQKVEFHGKDEIGALGRGYDLMVQQTNQLIDDVYRSSLRQKEAELKSLQAQIHPHFLYNTLDTIFWMAQKKNEKDIANIIYSLSQFFRLSLSDGKDLVTVNNELLLVKNYLNIQKERFPNKFSFEIDVDDDITNYLIPKLLIQPLVENSIIHGIESIEENGFIYIRAFKQEKNLVINVTDNGYGIPFDQLEQIKQYLQSIKSENNILDEQANRPGYALVNIIERLRINYDKTATIDIESKVEFGTKVKITIPI; from the coding sequence ATGAAAATAATAAAAAATATCTATCTCGATTTACCCATTCGTTTTAAAATATTTGTGTGGTTTATCCCTGTCCTACTTATTACAGTTAGTATTACTGGGGGCTACTCTTATTATACGGCTAAAAATCAGGTACTAAAAAAAGCAAATGTAGCGCAGATGGAAATCACCGATCAGATTAGCTATCAACTAGACTACATTTCCAATAATTTGATTGACTTTTCAAACTACCTTTTTTTACTATCAAGTGTCCAGCAATATTTAAATCCCACTACTCAAGACGACACTTATTCAAGGCGTAGCCAAACAAAGGAGATCGCTTCAAGTTTAATGGTTAATAATCGGGATATGCAATCACTCATCCTTTATGGATTTAATAAGGATATTCCATCATTAGCCGTTAACAAAACCGGAGTGACAAGTACGATGCCGTTTGAAGAATTTCAAAAAACAAATCATTATAGGCTTGCGGTCGCATTAAGAGGAAAGCCCTCTTGGACATTATTAAAAGGGGACGAGCGAGTTTTTATAGGAGAATCACGTACTCAAATCATTTTAACAAAGGTATTGAAAAATTCTAACACGCTAAATGATTTAGGTATTCTTATTATCGGGATAAATGAAGAAACATTACGAAATCGATATACAAAAGGCTTAAGTGATAGTGCAGAAATATTTATCCTCGATGAAAACGATATAGTCATTTCATCAAACAATACACAATGGATTGGTAACACTATTAATCATATCCCTATTTTACAGGAAAGCACTTATGAAAATAATGCTATTACCCTAACAAATAATGACTGGCTACTATCACAATCCAACTCCAACTTGGGATGGAAGGTCTTACTTATTCAGCCTAGAAAAGAATTATTAAAAGAATTACAGACCATTAAAGGGTTAACATTTATTGTTGCATTACTCTGCTTCGCCTTGAGCCTCTGGGTTTCATGGTACCTTTCTCTATTTATCACAAAACCCCTAAAAAAACTGACAGTTTCAATGGAAAAATTACAGGAGGGGGACTTTTCTCAGAAGGTAGAATTTCACGGTAAGGATGAGATTGGAGCTTTAGGCAGAGGATATGATTTGATGGTTCAACAAACCAATCAACTTATCGATGATGTTTATCGTTCTAGTTTAAGACAAAAAGAAGCTGAATTAAAATCATTACAAGCTCAAATCCATCCTCATTTTTTATATAACACGTTAGATACAATTTTTTGGATGGCACAAAAGAAAAATGAGAAAGACATTGCAAATATAATCTACTCTTTATCACAATTTTTCCGCTTAAGTTTAAGTGATGGAAAAGACCTAGTCACCGTTAACAATGAACTGCTTTTGGTTAAGAACTATCTAAACATACAAAAAGAGCGATTTCCAAATAAGTTTTCCTTTGAAATCGACGTTGACGATGATATTACTAATTACTTAATCCCTAAACTATTAATTCAACCACTTGTCGAAAACTCAATTATACACGGGATAGAATCAATAGAAGAAAATGGTTTTATTTATATTCGTGCATTCAAACAGGAAAAAAACCTAGTGATTAACGTAACTGATAACGGGTATGGCATACCATTTGATCAATTAGAACAAATAAAGCAATATCTGCAGTCTATAAAGTCAGAAAACAACATTCTTGATGAACAAGCTAATCGTCCTGGTTATGCCCTTGTGAATATTATAGAAAGATTAAGAATAAATTATGATAAAACCGCAACAATTGATATTGAAAGTAAGGTGGAATTTGGTACAAAAGTTAAAATTACAATACCAATATAA
- a CDS encoding 6-phospho-beta-glucosidase produces MSKLPDDFLWGGAVAAHQVEGGWNKGGKGVSIVDVLTGGAHGVDRVITDKVEEGLYYPNHDAVDFYSNYKEDIALFAEMGFKCFRTSIAWTRIFPNGDEEYPNEEGLKFYDELFDEMLKYNIEPVITLSHFEMPHHLVTKYGGWKNRKVIDFFVKYSTTVMERYKSKVKYWMTFNEINNQKSFKNPLFGYTCSGVDFTKEENPEECMYQVVHHELVASAKVVKLGHKINPDFQIGCMIACVPIYPYSCKPEDMMYSVEAMHDRYLFGDVHVRGAYPSYAIKEWERKGFHIQMEPGDAQILKEGTVDYVGLSYYMTNAVQAGTEGTGKATSGFEGSVPNPYVKASDWGWQIDPIGLRYALNLLYERYQKPLFIVENGFGAVDKLEENGEINDDSRIEYLKTHIEEMTKAVTLDGVDLMGYTPWGCIDCVSFNTGEYKKRYGFIYVDKHDDGSGTMKRMKKKSFEWYKKVIATNGEDHEMI; encoded by the coding sequence ATGAGTAAATTACCGGATGATTTTTTATGGGGTGGAGCCGTTGCAGCCCATCAAGTAGAAGGCGGTTGGAACAAAGGCGGAAAAGGTGTGAGTATCGTCGATGTATTAACGGGCGGAGCACATGGAGTCGACCGTGTCATCACAGATAAAGTAGAGGAAGGTCTCTATTATCCCAACCATGATGCTGTAGATTTTTATTCAAATTATAAAGAGGATATCGCATTATTTGCGGAGATGGGATTCAAATGTTTCCGCACCTCTATTGCCTGGACTAGAATTTTCCCGAATGGTGATGAAGAATATCCAAATGAAGAAGGGCTGAAGTTTTATGATGAGCTCTTTGATGAAATGCTGAAATATAATATTGAACCAGTTATCACTCTTTCTCATTTTGAAATGCCGCATCATTTGGTAACAAAATACGGAGGCTGGAAAAACAGAAAGGTGATTGATTTCTTTGTGAAATACAGTACTACCGTAATGGAACGCTATAAAAGCAAAGTAAAGTATTGGATGACCTTTAATGAAATTAATAACCAGAAGAGCTTCAAAAATCCGCTATTTGGCTATACATGCTCTGGCGTCGACTTTACAAAAGAAGAAAATCCGGAGGAATGTATGTATCAGGTTGTGCATCATGAATTAGTTGCAAGCGCAAAGGTCGTGAAGCTTGGTCATAAAATCAATCCCGATTTCCAAATTGGCTGTATGATTGCCTGTGTGCCAATCTATCCGTACTCTTGTAAACCAGAAGATATGATGTATTCTGTTGAAGCCATGCATGACCGTTACTTATTCGGTGATGTGCATGTGCGCGGTGCTTATCCATCTTACGCTATAAAAGAATGGGAGCGTAAAGGATTTCATATCCAGATGGAACCAGGAGATGCACAAATCCTCAAGGAAGGCACTGTGGACTATGTTGGATTGAGTTACTATATGACGAATGCAGTTCAGGCAGGAACTGAAGGTACTGGAAAAGCAACCTCAGGTTTTGAAGGTAGTGTACCGAATCCTTATGTAAAAGCTTCTGACTGGGGCTGGCAAATTGATCCGATTGGCCTTCGATATGCACTAAATCTCTTGTACGAACGCTATCAGAAGCCGTTGTTTATCGTCGAAAATGGCTTTGGTGCAGTTGATAAACTAGAAGAAAACGGGGAAATTAACGACGATTCCCGTATCGAATATTTAAAGACACATATTGAAGAAATGACAAAGGCGGTTACTTTAGATGGTGTGGACTTAATGGGCTATACGCCATGGGGATGCATTGACTGTGTATCATTTAATACTGGCGAATATAAAAAGCGATACGGATTCATCTATGTAGATAAACATGATGATGGAAGCGGTACAATGAAACGCATGAAAAAGAAAAGTTTCGAGTGGTATAAAAAAGTGATTGCGACAAATGGAGAAGATCACGAGATGATATAA
- a CDS encoding beta-glucoside-specific PTS transporter subunit IIABC, which produces MAIDYQKTAKEIVQELGGDDNIINVTHCATRLRFILSDTSKVNKESVSKIQGVITVVEAGGQYQIVIGNHVKDAYEHVISMIQLDESKAQEKGSQPKVGIFNKLIDIISSIFAPFLYTLAACGILQGTLGVLTALDLLDTAGGTYRILNFVSWTGFTFLPVMIAITAAKKFNVNVFIAVVTACALVNPDFIHMITASNLLTGGSADPAVQSLIQAALNNPDTMRLLNDVVGIPVLAQPLDFLGIPIQMLSYTSSVIPIILSVWILSYLQRFFEKILPSVVRNLFTPLFCIVIIVPLTLLVFGPVGSTIGGAIGDVYNFLYHLSPIVAGVVIGGVWQVLVIFGVHWGITPVTVGNYASLGFDTFTALQASAVFAQAGAAFGVYFKTKDREMKNVSLPAAITGLFGITEPALYGVNLRLKWPMIYGCIAGAVGGGIAGAFGAVSWGYNMPGIATLPAFFKEGYGTEFIGFLISIVVSFGLALLLTYILGFKEKNNDTEKDTAHEGSIYSPIKGHAIPVKEVKDQVFASEMMGKGVGIIPDEGNVYAPFTGKIKALFPTNHAVGLSSKDGVEVLIHIGIDTVNMRGEGFTAHIEQGQEVEKGQLLISFDKQLIEKHSYDPTVIFIVTNTTDYTDVTIDGPKDVEILDQVMAISN; this is translated from the coding sequence ATGGCGATTGATTATCAAAAAACAGCAAAAGAAATTGTACAAGAGCTAGGTGGAGATGACAACATTATTAATGTCACCCATTGTGCAACTAGACTTCGTTTTATTCTTTCGGATACTTCCAAGGTGAATAAAGAAAGCGTTTCCAAGATTCAAGGGGTTATTACGGTTGTGGAAGCAGGCGGACAATATCAGATTGTTATCGGTAATCATGTAAAAGATGCTTACGAGCATGTGATATCCATGATTCAGCTCGATGAAAGTAAAGCGCAAGAAAAAGGTAGTCAGCCCAAGGTTGGTATTTTCAACAAATTGATTGATATTATTTCAAGTATTTTTGCACCGTTTTTATATACACTTGCGGCCTGCGGTATTTTACAGGGGACTCTTGGTGTACTTACGGCATTAGATTTATTGGATACAGCAGGTGGAACGTACCGTATTTTAAACTTCGTGTCGTGGACTGGATTTACTTTTCTTCCAGTCATGATAGCGATTACGGCAGCTAAGAAGTTCAATGTCAATGTGTTTATTGCAGTCGTAACAGCATGTGCATTAGTCAATCCGGACTTTATCCACATGATTACTGCAAGCAATCTATTGACGGGCGGTTCAGCAGATCCAGCGGTTCAGAGCCTCATTCAAGCAGCATTGAATAATCCGGATACGATGAGGTTGTTAAATGATGTAGTTGGCATTCCAGTACTTGCGCAGCCTTTAGACTTCTTAGGAATTCCGATTCAAATGCTGAGCTATACATCTTCTGTTATTCCCATTATTTTATCTGTATGGATTTTATCGTACTTACAACGGTTTTTTGAAAAAATCTTACCTAGTGTCGTTCGCAACTTATTCACACCACTATTTTGTATTGTAATTATTGTCCCACTGACTCTACTGGTGTTTGGACCAGTTGGCAGCACGATTGGTGGAGCAATTGGTGATGTTTATAACTTCTTATATCACTTAAGTCCGATTGTTGCTGGTGTTGTCATTGGTGGAGTTTGGCAAGTACTCGTGATATTTGGTGTTCATTGGGGCATTACACCAGTTACTGTTGGGAACTATGCATCTCTAGGTTTTGATACGTTTACTGCACTTCAGGCATCCGCTGTATTTGCGCAGGCTGGTGCAGCATTTGGTGTTTATTTTAAAACAAAAGATAGAGAAATGAAGAATGTATCCCTTCCAGCAGCGATTACAGGTTTATTTGGGATTACTGAACCTGCTCTCTATGGTGTGAATTTAAGGTTGAAATGGCCTATGATTTACGGTTGTATCGCAGGTGCTGTTGGTGGCGGTATTGCAGGTGCATTTGGGGCAGTATCATGGGGCTATAATATGCCAGGTATTGCAACGCTTCCAGCTTTCTTTAAAGAAGGCTATGGAACAGAGTTTATAGGCTTCTTGATATCTATCGTTGTTTCCTTCGGATTAGCTCTGCTACTTACTTATATCCTAGGGTTTAAAGAAAAGAACAATGACACGGAGAAAGATACTGCTCATGAAGGTAGCATTTACAGTCCTATAAAAGGACACGCTATCCCAGTGAAGGAAGTAAAAGATCAGGTATTTGCTTCTGAAATGATGGGGAAAGGTGTTGGCATTATCCCTGATGAAGGGAATGTCTACGCTCCATTTACAGGTAAAATTAAAGCGCTTTTCCCAACGAATCATGCAGTCGGGTTGTCCTCTAAGGACGGAGTGGAAGTTTTGATTCATATTGGAATCGATACAGTCAATATGCGTGGAGAAGGATTTACTGCACATATAGAACAAGGCCAAGAAGTAGAGAAAGGTCAGTTATTAATTAGTTTTGATAAACAATTGATTGAAAAGCATAGTTATGATCCAACGGTTATTTTTATTGTAACGAATACAACTGACTATACAGATGTAACTATAGATGGGCCAAAAGATGTTGAGATTTTAGATCAGGTCATGGCAATCAGTAACTAG
- a CDS encoding MurR/RpiR family transcriptional regulator, translating to MKLGIDMFSYEKIQSFNKLEFMVYDYVMKNGNQVLFMTIRELAEAVYVSTSTILRFCKKVDCDGYAEFRVQFKLYLEQSEQKKPANDIFEILHYFKSTNNVEFEERITKAGKMVQTSKQVIFVGVGSSGILGKYGARYFSNMGKFSHHIDDPFYPIFEDLYEDAIVIALSVSGETQQTVHLINQFKSRHCKIISITNSENSTIAKMSDYNIAYYMTNELVHGEYNVTTQVPVIFVLEAIARRI from the coding sequence ATGAAATTAGGTATTGATATGTTTTCATATGAAAAAATACAAAGCTTTAATAAACTAGAGTTTATGGTATATGACTATGTGATGAAAAACGGCAATCAAGTACTATTTATGACGATTAGAGAACTCGCGGAAGCTGTATATGTTTCTACGTCTACTATTTTACGTTTTTGCAAAAAGGTAGACTGTGACGGTTATGCTGAGTTTCGAGTGCAGTTTAAATTATACTTGGAGCAAAGTGAACAGAAAAAGCCTGCGAATGATATCTTTGAAATTCTACACTATTTCAAAAGCACGAATAATGTAGAGTTTGAGGAACGGATTACAAAGGCTGGTAAGATGGTACAAACATCGAAGCAAGTGATTTTTGTAGGAGTAGGCTCTTCTGGAATTTTAGGCAAGTATGGGGCCAGGTACTTTTCTAATATGGGAAAGTTTAGTCATCACATCGATGATCCATTTTATCCGATTTTTGAAGATTTGTATGAGGATGCGATAGTCATTGCCCTTTCTGTTTCTGGAGAAACACAGCAGACGGTTCACCTCATAAACCAGTTTAAATCCCGTCACTGTAAGATTATCAGTATTACCAACAGTGAGAACTCAACGATAGCCAAAATGTCAGATTACAACATTGCTTACTATATGACTAATGAACTTGTGCATGGAGAATACAATGTAACGACACAGGTGCCCGTTATTTTTGTTTTGGAAGCCATTGCAAGGCGAATATAA
- a CDS encoding ABC transporter substrate-binding protein, producing the protein MMKKWLVMFGVLILTLALVACSGDDSKDEAEGTKKSEETKTGEDTEKGTAEKVTLSFFTAQPDRTTGMGAIEQQIIDAYMDANPNVTIEVEALQDEPYKDKIKIYSSVNDLPDILHTWGQPSFIDPLLNNGLLHELNPEDFADLGFIEGSMSGFSKGDSVYGIPKNTDFLVLYYNKRLFEENGVELPKTQEDLVDVSKKLREKGISPIAINGMDGWTLPMWFEYVLQREAGSFDVMDDALHGNASFADDVVVAAATTMKEMVDAGIFADGYLTADYGTAANLFGQEGAAMYLMGSWEMSLSQNEDYPESFRQNVGVMNYPISDKSEVGDVLIYHGGGYSIAENSEHKEVAVDFLKFFFQPENWVKLVWQSGAATPAQSFDKYLTGEESSLQKEIIDIFNSVTSSSGTPVLDDATAEFKETIMNLHQELFTGGITPQEFSVKLAEAADKVKQAGE; encoded by the coding sequence ATGATGAAAAAATGGCTTGTGATGTTTGGTGTTCTTATTTTAACGTTAGCTTTGGTTGCATGTAGTGGCGACGATTCAAAGGATGAGGCGGAAGGTACAAAGAAAAGTGAAGAAACGAAGACAGGAGAAGATACGGAGAAAGGGACTGCTGAAAAAGTTACATTAAGCTTTTTCACAGCACAGCCAGACCGTACAACTGGTATGGGGGCAATCGAACAACAAATTATTGATGCTTACATGGATGCAAATCCAAACGTAACGATTGAGGTTGAAGCACTACAAGATGAGCCATATAAAGACAAGATAAAAATTTATTCATCTGTTAATGATTTACCCGATATTTTGCACACATGGGGGCAGCCATCATTTATTGATCCGTTACTTAACAATGGATTGTTACATGAACTCAATCCGGAAGATTTTGCAGATTTAGGATTTATTGAAGGGTCTATGAGTGGGTTTTCTAAAGGTGATAGTGTCTATGGGATACCGAAAAACACCGACTTTTTAGTGCTTTATTATAATAAACGATTGTTCGAGGAAAATGGTGTTGAATTACCAAAAACACAAGAGGATTTAGTGGACGTATCTAAAAAACTACGTGAAAAAGGGATCAGCCCAATTGCTATAAATGGAATGGATGGTTGGACACTACCGATGTGGTTCGAATATGTGTTACAACGTGAGGCAGGCTCATTCGATGTGATGGATGATGCACTACACGGGAATGCTTCTTTTGCAGATGATGTGGTAGTGGCAGCTGCTACTACGATGAAAGAAATGGTCGATGCTGGAATCTTTGCAGATGGTTATTTAACTGCCGATTATGGAACTGCAGCCAATTTATTCGGTCAAGAGGGTGCAGCGATGTATTTGATGGGGAGCTGGGAAATGAGTTTAAGTCAGAACGAAGATTACCCTGAAAGCTTTAGACAAAATGTGGGTGTCATGAACTACCCAATCTCTGATAAATCTGAAGTTGGAGATGTACTCATCTATCATGGTGGTGGATACTCAATCGCTGAGAACTCAGAACATAAAGAGGTTGCAGTTGATTTCCTGAAATTTTTCTTCCAACCTGAGAACTGGGTAAAGCTGGTTTGGCAAAGTGGGGCAGCAACCCCAGCACAATCCTTTGATAAATATTTAACAGGTGAAGAATCTAGCCTGCAGAAAGAAATAATTGACATCTTTAATAGTGTGACATCATCAAGTGGTACACCAGTACTCGATGACGCTACTGCTGAATTTAAAGAAACAATTATGAATCTTCACCAGGAGTTGTTTACGGGTGGAATTACACCACAAGAATTCAGTGTGAAACTTGCAGAAGCCGCGGATAAAGTAAAGCAAGCTGGTGAGTAA
- a CDS encoding carbohydrate ABC transporter permease: MDRLMSDKKTIFTLVAPGFLILLSMILLPIAMSVYYGTTDWSGIGSFNFVGLENFKNIIFHDDVFRKSLLNALYLTVATILIQHPLAILLAILITHCGRWEKVLRTILFIPAIISVVVTAKLWASVYNPQYGLLNNMLETVGLSFLKQDWLGDPRFAIWSVILVVMWQGFGYAFLLYYAGLKGVPEELYEAAKIDGANYFQLYGRIVIPLLAPMMRVAIVIAVITCLKQMEVVFLMTNGGPGSSTQLLGNYLYQTAFSKGLYGYGNAISVVFVIIVLIITVILNKILTRDVGEY; this comes from the coding sequence ATGGACCGATTGATGTCGGATAAGAAGACGATTTTTACTCTTGTTGCACCTGGCTTTTTAATACTTCTATCGATGATCCTTCTTCCGATAGCAATGAGTGTATATTATGGAACAACAGATTGGAGTGGTATTGGGAGCTTCAATTTTGTTGGTTTGGAGAATTTCAAAAATATTATCTTTCATGATGATGTTTTTAGAAAATCATTACTTAACGCATTGTACCTGACAGTCGCAACAATCCTTATCCAGCATCCATTAGCTATATTGCTAGCAATCCTTATTACGCATTGTGGCAGATGGGAAAAAGTATTACGGACAATATTATTCATACCCGCGATTATATCTGTTGTCGTTACAGCCAAGCTATGGGCAAGTGTTTACAATCCGCAATATGGATTGCTTAATAATATGCTGGAAACAGTAGGGCTATCTTTTTTAAAACAGGACTGGCTGGGTGATCCAAGGTTTGCGATTTGGTCAGTCATTCTCGTGGTGATGTGGCAAGGATTTGGTTATGCCTTTTTACTTTATTATGCGGGATTAAAAGGAGTTCCAGAAGAATTATATGAAGCTGCGAAAATAGATGGTGCTAACTATTTTCAACTATACGGCCGTATTGTTATCCCATTGTTAGCTCCAATGATGAGGGTTGCAATTGTTATTGCAGTTATTACATGTCTTAAACAGATGGAAGTCGTTTTCTTAATGACAAATGGTGGACCAGGAAGTAGTACACAATTACTTGGTAACTATCTCTATCAGACAGCATTTTCGAAGGGGTTATATGGATATGGAAATGCGATTTCTGTTGTATTTGTAATTATTGTTCTTATTATCACAGTTATCTTAAATAAGATACTGACGAGAGATGTTGGTGAATACTAA
- a CDS encoding carbohydrate ABC transporter permease: MVEETHQNQINIPKKRPLRSVGKVILYAIMALIGIVQIFPLIWLFDYSLLKSGDFFGNAILQIPNPPQWENYISAFTQGKVLPYFINSALVTFVSVVLTAVVSVLLAYAITRMKWRLSALVANIILIGMMIPIHATLLPNFIIFHKIDLLNSYWALILPYTAFNIPISMFIITGFMQTIPRSIEEAAVIDGSSIFGILRHIIFPLTKPAIATISVVNFINCWNEFIMAYTFITADKYKTLPFSIIQFTGQYSSNYGAQFAVMSLIAIPSIIIYLIFTDEINKGLMAGSIK, encoded by the coding sequence ATGGTAGAAGAAACACATCAAAATCAGATAAATATACCAAAAAAGAGACCTCTTCGAAGTGTCGGAAAAGTTATTTTGTATGCCATTATGGCTTTAATAGGCATCGTACAGATATTCCCACTGATTTGGTTGTTTGATTATTCATTATTGAAGAGTGGAGATTTCTTTGGAAATGCTATTTTACAAATTCCAAATCCACCACAATGGGAAAACTACATCAGTGCATTTACACAAGGAAAGGTGCTCCCCTATTTTATCAATAGTGCATTAGTTACGTTTGTATCTGTAGTATTGACAGCGGTTGTTTCAGTATTACTTGCATATGCGATAACGAGAATGAAATGGCGCTTAAGTGCCTTAGTTGCGAATATCATATTGATTGGTATGATGATTCCAATTCACGCCACATTGTTGCCTAACTTTATTATTTTTCACAAAATAGATCTTTTGAATAGCTATTGGGCCCTAATCTTGCCGTATACGGCATTTAATATACCAATAAGTATGTTTATTATTACTGGGTTTATGCAGACAATACCTCGTTCGATTGAAGAGGCGGCTGTTATCGACGGTAGTAGTATTTTTGGTATTCTTCGTCATATTATTTTTCCACTTACAAAACCTGCAATTGCTACGATTAGTGTAGTGAATTTTATCAATTGCTGGAATGAGTTTATTATGGCATATACATTTATTACGGCGGATAAATATAAAACCTTACCTTTCTCCATTATTCAATTTACTGGACAATATTCGTCCAATTATGGTGCTCAGTTTGCTGTTATGTCTTTAATAGCTATCCCATCTATCATTATTTATTTAATCTTTACAGATGAAATTAATAAAGGATTGATGGCCGGTTCTATTAAATAA